The Diorhabda sublineata isolate icDioSubl1.1 chromosome 6, icDioSubl1.1, whole genome shotgun sequence genome includes a window with the following:
- the LOC130445570 gene encoding facilitated trehalose transporter Tret1-like isoform X2, translating into MKLFDCSKFQFRIFQYLAALAANLGMFSMGLHYGWPSLAIPDLTSGKYSFNLTDSEASWIVAVTPLGSIIGDVAAGFTLNTFGRKTMIWFSSIPLTVSWILIAVATAPVYLFAARILAGIIDGFLFTAIPPYLAEISDPEIRGFLGTTYFVTLVFGMMLSNVMLMFISIPTSAYISASVSLLMLIILPFLPESPYFYVIKKEMSLATSSLQKFRGKGEITEELERISNGIEEENKLGKGTFYELIFTPHNRNCLILALAMTALQQLTGILAIQSYCDILFNETNDILSANVGNLIYFVIYFVGTSIALFVIDIFGRKPLVLFSTSMICVTLLTDATFLYIKSSTDVDVRGLDYIQIISILIYVAAFSIGLNCVPILVSSEIFPSHIKGKAFCLINVCFSVVSSGVVQFFSWSKGFGLEVPFYTFAVVSLIGTIFLAVYLPETKGKTLEDVQSRMKNLRGKKGNVV; encoded by the exons ATGAAACTATTTGATTGTTCCAAATTTCAGTTTaggatttttcagtatttagcTGCTCTTGCAG CTAATTTGGGTATGTTTTCTATGGGTCTACATTACGGATGGCCTTCATTAGCTATTCCAGATTTAACTAGcggtaaatattcatttaatttaacgGATTCGGAAGCGTCATGGATTGTAGCTGTCACACCTTTGGGATCCATAATTGGAGACGTAGCAGCag GATTCACTTTGAATACTTTCGGTAGAAAAACAATGATTTGGTTCTCTTCGATACCGTTAACAGTATCTTGGATATTAATAGCTGTAGCAACCGCCCCTGTATATTTATTCGCGGCAAGGATACTCGCCGGTATCATAGATGGATTTTTATTCACGGCGATTCCGCCATATTTGGCCGAAATATCAGATCCTGAAATAAGAGGATTTTTAG gtACAACATATTTCGTTACCCTCGTATTCGGTATGATGTTATCGAACGTCATGCTGATGTTTATATCCATCCCGACGTCGGCGTACATATCCGCATCAGTAAGTCTACTGATGTTGATAATACTACCGTTCCTACCGGAAAGTCCCTATTTTTACGTAATCAAAAAGGAAATGTCGCTAGCGACATCTAGCCTACAAAAATTTCGAGGAAAAGGCGAAATAACCGAAGAACTAGAACGCATATCTAACggaatagaagaagaaaataaactcGGTAAAGGCACGTTCTACGAACTCATTTTTACGCCGCACAATCGAAATTGTCTTATTTTGGCCTTAGCCATGACGGCGTTGCAGCAACTGACCGGCATCTTGGCTATACAGTCTTACTGCGACATTTTGTTTAACGAAACCAACGATATTCTATCGGCGAACGTCGGCAATTTGATTTACTTCGTCATTTATTTTGTAGGAACGTCGATCGCTTTATTCGTAATCGATATTTTCGGCAGGAAACCTCTGGTTTTATTTTCCACTTCGATGATATGCGTTACCCTTTTGACCGACGCCACTTTCTTGTATATTAAAAGTTCCACGGACGTGGACGTTCGAGGCCTCGACTATATACAGATAATATCGATATTAATTTACGTCGCCGCTTTTAGTATCGGACTGAATTGCGTTCCTATTTTAGTTAGTAGCGAAATTTTCCCCTCCCATATTAAAGGTAAAGCCTTTTGTTtgataaatgtttgttttagtGTGGTGTCCAGTGGCGTCGTTCAATTTTTTAGTTGGTCGAAGGGGTTCGGTTTGGAGGTGCCGTTTTACACTTTCGCCGTTGTTAGTTTGATCGGTACTATTTTTCTCGCGGTCTATCTGCCGGAAACTAAAGGAAAAACGTTGGAAGATGTACAATCGcgaatgaaaaatttgagaGGGAAAAAGGGTAACGTCGTTTGA
- the LOC130445570 gene encoding facilitated trehalose transporter Tret1-like isoform X1 → MKLFDCSKFQFRIFQYLAALAVATAYLNKVPYIFNILANLGMFSMGLHYGWPSLAIPDLTSGKYSFNLTDSEASWIVAVTPLGSIIGDVAAGFTLNTFGRKTMIWFSSIPLTVSWILIAVATAPVYLFAARILAGIIDGFLFTAIPPYLAEISDPEIRGFLGTTYFVTLVFGMMLSNVMLMFISIPTSAYISASVSLLMLIILPFLPESPYFYVIKKEMSLATSSLQKFRGKGEITEELERISNGIEEENKLGKGTFYELIFTPHNRNCLILALAMTALQQLTGILAIQSYCDILFNETNDILSANVGNLIYFVIYFVGTSIALFVIDIFGRKPLVLFSTSMICVTLLTDATFLYIKSSTDVDVRGLDYIQIISILIYVAAFSIGLNCVPILVSSEIFPSHIKGKAFCLINVCFSVVSSGVVQFFSWSKGFGLEVPFYTFAVVSLIGTIFLAVYLPETKGKTLEDVQSRMKNLRGKKGNVV, encoded by the exons ATGAAACTATTTGATTGTTCCAAATTTCAGTTTaggatttttcagtatttagcTGCTCTTGCAG TAGCTACAGCTTACTTAAACAAAGTCCCATACATCTTTAATATTTTAGCTAATTTGGGTATGTTTTCTATGGGTCTACATTACGGATGGCCTTCATTAGCTATTCCAGATTTAACTAGcggtaaatattcatttaatttaacgGATTCGGAAGCGTCATGGATTGTAGCTGTCACACCTTTGGGATCCATAATTGGAGACGTAGCAGCag GATTCACTTTGAATACTTTCGGTAGAAAAACAATGATTTGGTTCTCTTCGATACCGTTAACAGTATCTTGGATATTAATAGCTGTAGCAACCGCCCCTGTATATTTATTCGCGGCAAGGATACTCGCCGGTATCATAGATGGATTTTTATTCACGGCGATTCCGCCATATTTGGCCGAAATATCAGATCCTGAAATAAGAGGATTTTTAG gtACAACATATTTCGTTACCCTCGTATTCGGTATGATGTTATCGAACGTCATGCTGATGTTTATATCCATCCCGACGTCGGCGTACATATCCGCATCAGTAAGTCTACTGATGTTGATAATACTACCGTTCCTACCGGAAAGTCCCTATTTTTACGTAATCAAAAAGGAAATGTCGCTAGCGACATCTAGCCTACAAAAATTTCGAGGAAAAGGCGAAATAACCGAAGAACTAGAACGCATATCTAACggaatagaagaagaaaataaactcGGTAAAGGCACGTTCTACGAACTCATTTTTACGCCGCACAATCGAAATTGTCTTATTTTGGCCTTAGCCATGACGGCGTTGCAGCAACTGACCGGCATCTTGGCTATACAGTCTTACTGCGACATTTTGTTTAACGAAACCAACGATATTCTATCGGCGAACGTCGGCAATTTGATTTACTTCGTCATTTATTTTGTAGGAACGTCGATCGCTTTATTCGTAATCGATATTTTCGGCAGGAAACCTCTGGTTTTATTTTCCACTTCGATGATATGCGTTACCCTTTTGACCGACGCCACTTTCTTGTATATTAAAAGTTCCACGGACGTGGACGTTCGAGGCCTCGACTATATACAGATAATATCGATATTAATTTACGTCGCCGCTTTTAGTATCGGACTGAATTGCGTTCCTATTTTAGTTAGTAGCGAAATTTTCCCCTCCCATATTAAAGGTAAAGCCTTTTGTTtgataaatgtttgttttagtGTGGTGTCCAGTGGCGTCGTTCAATTTTTTAGTTGGTCGAAGGGGTTCGGTTTGGAGGTGCCGTTTTACACTTTCGCCGTTGTTAGTTTGATCGGTACTATTTTTCTCGCGGTCTATCTGCCGGAAACTAAAGGAAAAACGTTGGAAGATGTACAATCGcgaatgaaaaatttgagaGGGAAAAAGGGTAACGTCGTTTGA